GGTCATAAGATGTAACTGCTGTTTAGATCTCGGGTTGCTTTGTACATCCCATGGCTAAATGAATCACTCCTCTCAGTGGTATAATGTGCTTTATAGTTTCGTTCAACAAAAtctttccattcctatagtcagtGACTTCCTTTTCTTGCTTCTCAGTAATGTACTTCATAGCAAGAAGGGGAGCCATTGCTGCTTCTGCTGGATTTGTGTACGAATCGCAGTGATGGACACCAGATACTACACTCTTTCTTTACGAAGGAGTTGGCACAAACTAACAATGGAGTACGATCATTTAGGCTGGAAGTGCAGAAGATACAGTACGCATCTTAAGATGTTAGGTGACGTCTCAGTTTGGAAGGCTCGATCATTCCAAATGAAGTCCTTTAGGCTTCCTTTCAATAAGATCTAAGGAACCATtgtgacagtggttctcaacctggggtccccagatgtttttggcctacaactcccagaaatcccagccagtttaccagctgttaggatttctgggagttgaaggctaaaaatatctggggaccccagatagAGGACCACTGCATTATGAGGTCCATCCAAAGTGAAAGCAGATGCAAGCAAGGCTGTTCGGAAATTGGGGGATGAAGCAGACATCCTGATCTAATAAGACAACAGGTTTACTGAAGTTTAAGAGTTGTTTACACTTAGCTGTTCGCAGAATGGAAACCCAGTCTCCCAGCAATCTTTTTTGTAGGAATTCGCTCACGTCTTGTTCACTGTGATctcctagcccagtggttctcaacctggggtccccagatgtttttggcctacaactcccagaaatcccagcgatgtttaccagctgttaggatttctgggagttgaaggccaaaaacatctggggaccccaggttgagaaccactgtcctagccccatggttctcaacctatgggcccctagatgttttggccttcaactcccggaaatcctaaactggctgggattttgggcgacccataggttgagaaccactgacctaggtaCATACAGAGCTGCCACACGAAGGTCTTCCCCACTCACTTTGTTGGTGTCAATGGGGGGAGAGCAACCTTTGTGGAGTGTGGAGTGGAGAACATGCTTTGTGTGCTGATTGTATCCTTTGGAAGGGATTTCTTGACTGAGCCAGCTGACCATCATTAAGTGTTGCACAAATTCCAGGTGGCTTTCATTAGACATTGTGCATGCAGGATGGGTGTGGATACGCGTGTGGCTGACTGTCATTGTTTGGATTCTGTTCCCTTTTTCTGTTGTCTAGCAATTCATTCGCATTTTCAATAGGGCTCTTAAGTCCAGTAGATTACGGGTAGTCAGTTGACAAAAAGATCTGGTTTACAAAAACTAATTTACATATTTCATTGCATGTTGTAAGTACACAGGATCATTTTtacaaaaaataaacagaaatgttTGTAGTTTGTTAATGCCTCAAGGTAATTTAACGGCATCCTTCTCTctctgatatgtgtgtgtgtgtatgtgtgaggttttcctttcttttcttttttaggagACAGTTGTTCCTAGCTAGCTTTCCTGTGAATCCTACACCAACTTTTTCCAATCACAGCTCCTTTGTTGCCCCAAACAAACAGTTCTGTATCTTCAATAAGTAACCTGGTCTTCCAGAGCCCTTTAGAAGGACGGGATCGCCTTCAACCAGGCATTTGACTTTCACTGTGCAAGTGTAGGTTGGGACAAACCTCATTGGTTAAGGAAACAGAATCAAGTCTTGCTGCTAagcagtaggcttgggcaatccatggttctaaatggttctaaagtacttacaaaactaaagttgtggtggtgaaaatttcagaactctaacaaaactttcaaaatttaattattatttcattattggtaattttaatgacagaaccaatttaggaactgccatttattatgaaattttgagagttttgttagagttctgaaattttcaccacctgaaatttagttttgtaagtactttagaaccatttagaaccatggattgcccaagcctactaagcAGTGTTTCGTCACAGTGCTAAGTGTGTTTTCTTGGGGGCAAATGGCGCAGGAATTGTTGGGTCTTACTTCTAAGGAGATGTACTTGGGTTAGTATTATTTAAGTATCTGTTCTAATGTTGTGAAGTATTTGACTGAAAGGCCATTTTCCGATCAGACCACAGAATGAGAGGCAACTGTGTTTGCAGATGCCTTATTCTGTTGCAAGAGAAGGTCATGTCGATTGCAAGCAAGCTATACATTTCTGTCTTTAGCAGCATTCATTAAAGCTTTGTTTTCAGTTACCACCCAAGGCccgtatttattataattatttaaacaATATTGAAAATCCTGTTTTTTCCctcttgaaaaataataatagccccccgccccccccatCGTTAtacaatgggctaatcaataaaatgtactgagtattgtcaaaggctttcatggccggaatcactgggttgttgtaggtttttttcgggctatatggccatggtctagaggcattttctcctgacgtttcgcctgcatctatgcaagcatcctcagaggtagtgaggtctgtaggaactaggaaaaagggtttatatatctgtggaaagatcagggtgggacaaaggacttttgtctgctggagctaggtgtgaatgtttcaactgaccaccttgattaacatttaatggcttggaagtgcttgggggaatcttttgttgagaggtgatttgggggaatcaggcacatcaaatcacctctcaacaaaagattcccccaggtacttccaagccattaaatgctaatcaaggtggtcagctgaaacattcactcctagctccagcagacaaaagtcctttgtcccaccctggtcattccacagatatataaacccctttttcctacttccaacagacctcactacctctgaggatgcttgccatagatgtaggcgaaacatcaggagaaaatgcctctagaccatagccatatagtccgaaaaaacctacaacaaaccaaaatGTACTGATATCAATGGGCAATGGCTTCTGTTGGGTTTGATTACCTTATGAAATAATCAATTTTTTACTTCTGTTTTCTAAACCAGTGAGGTTTGAGAAGGAAGGACTCCCTCTGGGACTGGAAAAACAAatttagaaacaacaacaacaaacaaacaaacaaaaacaccaaacactcctaaccccccccccctccccaaatcccataGAAAGTGCTATGGAACCGAATGCATTgacaaacataacattttttccAAGTTACCTTGTTTAAaatacaaagttttttttaaaaaaaagaattaaaaaaaaaagaataaaacagtGAGGAGACACACGGCCAATTTATTACGTCAAGACTTGCTGTGTATAAATTATTCCTAAAGAAATTCCTGTGTTTATATTAAAATGAAATCAGTAGAtgatgaaatgaaaaaaaaattcaaaatgtttttgtatattctgttgtaagaATTTATTCCTGTTGCGATATATTCTGGATTCTTTACATTATGAAAAAAGAAGAACCTTTGTCTATTTTGAATGGCTGAAGCTAAGGCTGCTTTAGTTTCTCTTACTCTGCTTTTTTCTAGTAGTTACAGTACTACATGATTAAGTTAAATAAAAAGGATTCTGTATGCATTTGTGTCCGGCGTGTTTCCTTTGGTTTATTAGATGGAAGAGTCCCCAAAGATGGTACTATTGGGGTCACAAGACTAGCAGTTCGCATCCTCTTTTTCATTATAGATTCAACTTGCACCCAATCGGTACGTGGACAGACCTTTCCTTTATGGCGGATGGCAGTTGCAATGAGTTCATTAGCCAGGACAGGAGCCATTGCTTCCTTACACAATATGTAACTAAACAGTTAATGTAGAATATCAGCAACTGTTTATATGGTTACAGGTGGGACTATAGACCTAAGGTGAGCACATATCTAAATGCAAAAATCTTTACCACATTTTATCGCGTAATAGTTGCCATTGCATAATAACCACACCTCGCCTTTTAGGTCTCAAATTTGGTACTTTATAATTCagcacataatagtcgcaccctggATTTATGAAGCTCCCCACTGCAAATAGCCTAGCATGCCTATCTGCTCGTTCGCCCACTCAGATGCATGCATGCCCATCCATCCACGTGGCCACTCCCTTTCAGGAATGGCATTTCAAGTGCCATTCCTTAAAGGGAGTAGCCGAACGAATGGTAGGTGGCTAGATGAGTGGTTTCTTGGTTGGATGAATGGGTGGATAATTGGGCAAGTGAGTGGGTGGGcgaatggatggatggttggtacATTGCCAAGAGGGTGGATGGTATGATGAGCAAGTGGATTGGTAGGTTGGGAAGGTGGTTgaatgagtggatggatggatggatggttgccACATTGGGCAAGCTGATGCATAGTAGGGTTGGGTGGGTGGATGGTAGGTTGGGTGGGcgagtgggtggatggatggttggTACATTGGGCAAACTGATGGAGGATAtcttgggtggatggatggatggttggcaGGTTGGGCAAGTGGGTGGATGGCTGGTACATTGGGCAAGCTGATAGATGGTAGGTTGGGCAAGTGGATGGATGTTGGGTTGGATGAGCGGATGGGTGGGTAGTAGGTTGGATAAGCAGATGGTTGGGTAGACGAGTGAGTTTGTGAGTGAATGGATTGCTTGTTGGTTCGGTGAGCAGGTGGTTGAGTGGGTGGATGGGTGAGTGAGTGGGTTGCCAAGCAGATGGATTGGCTTGCGAGTGAGtgcatggatttatttatttatttttgtggtgtcaggagcaacttgagaaactgcaagttacttctggtgtgagagaattggccgtctgcaaggacgttgcccaggggacgcccggatgttttgatgttttgccatccttgtgggaggcttctctcatgtccccacatggagagctggagctgatagagggagctcatccgcctctccccggattcaaacctgcaaacctgtctgtcttcagtcctgccggcacaggggtttaacccactgcgccaccgggggctcagtgcATGGATGAGTGAACGGGAAAGTGGATGGTTGTTtcattgggtgggtgggtgagtgggtgggcaAATGAGTGAAGTGGTGGGTGAGTCCATCTTTGGCTGATGGATGCGCCCTTGCTAAAAGGGGATGGCAAGCAGGTAAATCTCTTAAgttccttatttattttttaaaaaattaggacATTTCTGTATCGCCTTTCTCCGAGGACCacccaaggcggtttacaacaagagctaaacatgcaatataaaatgtaAGCCATTAAAATAATCTCGTACATTCCCATCAAACATAAAATGGTCATTAAAGCAGTAAAACCATATACAATTCACAGGAAGATAAAATAGGATTATAAAGTGCAGTTTGTCATTCTTAATTGAAAGCTATTCCACATAGGAAAGCTTTCAGAtttttcctaaaggacaggaggaggGTGTGGGCTGCTCTaatcatgtcatagaatcatagagttggaagagacctcatgggccatccagtccaacccccttccaagaagcaggaatattgcattcaaagcacccctgacagatgaccatgcagcctctgtttaaaagcctccaaagaaggagcctccaccacactctggggcagagagttccactgctgaatggctctcacagtcaggaagttctccctcatgttcagatagaatctcctttcttgtagtttgaagccattgttctgtgtcctagtctccagggaagcagaaaacaagcttgctccctcctccctgtgacttcctctcacatatttatacatggctatcatgtctcctctcagccttctcttcttttctggcagagcattccagagttTTGGAGAAGCATCTGAGAAGGTGCCACCTCTAAACTGTTTTAAGTGTCTACTGTCCCTGAGTTCTAAGGTCCTGCACAGGCAAAAGTTTGGACCTTATCACAGAAGGCACCGTTGTGAAAGGTTATTTGGGAGATATAATAGACCAGAAGCCTCACGATTGTACTCTTGGGCATCTGAGAAAGTGTTTTGTGACCATGATTGCTCAAGCTAgaatatatgtgttttaatatatggcTTCTTGTTCCACTGCAACAGATTAATGCATTCACTCTGCAAcaacagttttgtttttgtttctatgTGAGCTGTATTCAAAAGAGAGACAGAACTTCTATTGTCCACAAGGGCACACAGTCCAAAGCAACTTTTTCCTGGCCCCAAAATGCACCCAAAAAGATGATGGAAGCTGGCTATTTCCACTTTTAGAAGTGTATGTTACCTTCCCCATCTCCAGCTCTGCCCCTACTTATGGTCGGGGAGCTAGAAAGAGCCTCTTTAAGTTCTGTGGTCTTCAAATTGGTCCCTAGAACCTCTGATGCGTGCCTATCCAAACCACATCATTTCTCATTTGggccaaaagaaaaagaagtcttCTGAAactcagttatttatttacttacatgtTTTCTGATTTGCATTGCCTTAACATCTCCAAGATAATTGCCTGTAGCACATTTCCCAGAAGTTCTGCCGTCACCAACTTGGTCAGAGGAGGCACGTGGATAAATACCGCTCTTCTGTTCCCATAGTAAAGGGAAGTATAGTAGACATAATCACAGAGGTACCTTCGAGATGGGAAAGGGGTTATGGGTTAATTATATGCACTAAATATGTGACTCCGCTTTGGGATTATTGACTTGCAAGAATACATCGCATCAAAAGCAGAAGGGGACAACCTTCAGCATATAAATGATCCAGCTTTAGAATATTTACTTTTTCAGCATTTTACACTGGcaaattgtgcatgtggctgctCTCATTTCTCATTCCTTTTAATGGAATGCATCAAAGCATCAGATCTGTaaggataaaaaggtaaaggttttcccctgacattaagtccagttgtgtccgactctgggactctggtacttatctccatttctaagccgaagagtcagcattgtccatagacacctccaaggtcatgtggccactagcacgactgcatggagcaccattaccttcccgttgaagtggtacctattgatctattcacaattgcatgttttcaaactgctaggttggctgaagctggggctaacagcgggagctcattccctgggttcccaacctttcggtcagcaagttcagcagctcagtggtttaacccactgcaccactggggctccatCAGATCTGTATCCGCTTTAAATATcagtgtgctgtcacgcgctgggcctgtgaaagagtctgtagacatgacatgttttctgaatgcccaatgggacaccgggggtgcctcggctgagaggccttttgggtttccccacacaaagttcttttaaagacttagaaagttcaacgaagtttttattgttgcttaaatcttcaataaatcaaagaaATACTTCAAggttttgaatcaactggtggcttgcttaaattttgtccacaagggacaggcaactttcttcataaactgtttcttcctcctacaagggaaatccttcacctctccctgggcaatctaacttaagctctgctggcgtgggcccctacacccagtccaaattgcgttatggctgctgcgagtggtccttaccaaacagtcctttagtagatttccaagaggaaagaaggctttcaattcccagcgaaggctggctgtaaaaccgtggagctgtatttctccaacAAAGGCTAtactgtgggactggatcccccagcaaagctgtaaaagacgaagctttctacaggtggaactaattcacatcctgtacgaaaggcttctctgtgtgaactgaactagaggtcccccttttccctccttaacccagaaaaaggagTGGAACTAAACAACATAATGATaactgatgggtcattggccctattattgcaaaccaagggaagccaccttattgcaaaatgtatggaactttggaatacatgcaaacactaaatagaaaggaaaagaagttggagctcctggtacagctgtaccaacaCAATCAGAGTCAACTTTGACTTTAAATATTAGAGCCAGTTTCATGCTAACATTTTTAGAAGCGTCATAATATGTTCAGTTAATCAAAAGGACAAAGAAAAAAGTTTCCAACTTTTAAGAACATTTTGTTTTGGTCTGAATGCCTTCACAGAAAGTTTCCTGATTGAATTATATTCCTCGCAACAGCCAGCTTCGCAATGAATCTAAGTCCTTACCTTCCTGCATCTCTGGAAAAGGTGATATCCACACCTTCCACCCGAAGGTTTTTCCAGACTTGCTTCGTGTTAATTATAGACTCGATTTTCTCTGGACCCTCTAAGAGGCAGCAGTTGTCTTCTGGACAAAACCCACAAACATCCTTGTCTTTGTAGCCTTTGTTCTTCCCACACTGTTCCAGAATTAGGGTTCTCTTTGAGGCGGAAGCCAGCCCAAGGTGAATCATAAGCTGTAGGTTGATCCATAAGATAATACTTAAAGAGGTTGCCTATTGAATGGATGGTGAACCTTTGGTTCTCTAAAAggtgtgaactacaattcccaatgcTGGGTAAGACACATTAGAGTTGCATGCCAAATTGATGAGAGAAGGAGGAGACAAAGGGGTCCCCATTCCTAATATAATGCAGTCCCAGTATAAATATGCATGTACAATCCCTTGCCTGTGGATGCATATTTCCATTGCGTAGGGCAGAAATGGGACTTTCTTCTCTCGATGCAACACTGAATTGTCTGTTGATGTATATACAAAATAAGCAAGGCGAACTCTGTAGACACATTCTTTTTTCACTAATTTCACACAATGACTGTTTGCCTGTTCATCATAACATataaaactgttttttaaaaggatCCACACACAAATAATTCCTCCCATACATTGAATCTCATTTCTGCACATCCTGTTGCCATGGATACACAAGCATGACGGTTTGTGTGCATGCATATCTCTATATATGTTGGTGTGTGTACGAGGgaaaacatcatagaatcatagagttgggagagactgcatgggccacccagtccaacccatttcGTCAGgcaagaaaggcacaatcaaagcacacacaacagatggccatcccctttgtttaaaagcctccaaggaaggaggttcgaagcagagagttccactattgagcATCTTTTCTTAGGATCAGGAAGTTCtctctaatgttcaggtggaatatcctgttctgtggagcccctggtggcgcagtgggttaaacccctgtgctggcaagacaggtcgcaggttcgaatctgggga
This genomic window from Anolis sagrei isolate rAnoSag1 chromosome 9, rAnoSag1.mat, whole genome shotgun sequence contains:
- the PGPEP1L gene encoding pyroglutamyl-peptidase 1-like protein isoform X1, whose protein sequence is MLARPNPLQRDWTLKGFGPFRQHLVNSSWEAAKELLKLGLGNDVDLHIIELPVVYQKAKEMVCKAWATLNPQLMIHLGLASASKRTLILEQCGKNKGYKDKDVCGFCPEDNCCLLEGPEKIESIINTKQVWKNLRVEGVDITFSRDAGRYLCDYVYYTSLYYGNRRAVFIHVPPLTKLVTAELLGNVLQAIILEMLRQCKSENIKGEKKNKL
- the PGPEP1L gene encoding pyroglutamyl-peptidase 1-like protein isoform X3, which produces MVCKAWATLNPQLMIHLGLASASKRTLILEQCGKNKGYKDKDVCGFCPEDNCCLLEGPEKIESIINTKQVWKNLRVEGVDITFSRDAGRYLCDYVYYTSLYYGNRRAVFIHVPPLTKLVTAELLGNVLQAIILEMLRQCKSENIKGEKKNKL
- the PGPEP1L gene encoding pyroglutamyl-peptidase 1-like protein isoform X2, translating into MDISSNTVVVTGFGPFRQHLVNSSWEAAKELLKLGLGNDVDLHIIELPVVYQKAKEMVCKAWATLNPQLMIHLGLASASKRTLILEQCGKNKGYKDKDVCGFCPEDNCCLLEGPEKIESIINTKQVWKNLRVEGVDITFSRDAGRYLCDYVYYTSLYYGNRRAVFIHVPPLTKLVTAELLGNVLQAIILEMLRQCKSENIKGEKKNKL